From Nomascus leucogenys isolate Asia chromosome 15, Asia_NLE_v1, whole genome shotgun sequence, a single genomic window includes:
- the TMEM25 gene encoding transmembrane protein 25 isoform X7, whose amino-acid sequence MALPPSPAALRHTLLLLPALLSSGWGELEPQIDGQTWAERALRENERHAFTCRVAGGPGTPRLAWYLDGQLQEASTSRLLSVGGEAFSGGTSTFTVTAHRAQHELNCSLQDPSSGRSANASVILNVQFKPEIAQVGAKYQEAQGPGLLVVLFALVRANPPANVTWIDQDGPVTVNTSDFLVLDAQNYPWLTNHTVQLQLRSLAHNLSVVATNDVGVTSASLPAPGPSRRPSLISSDSNNLKLNNVRLPRENMSLPSNLQLNDLTPDSRAVKPADRQMAQNNSRPELLDPEPGGLLTSRGFIRLPMLGYIYRVSSVSSDEIWL is encoded by the exons ATGGCGCTGCCTCCGAGCCCAGCCGCCCTCCGGCACACGCTGCTGCTCCTGCCAGCCCTTCTGAGCTCAG GTTGGGGGGAGTTGGAGCCACAAATAGATGGTCAGACCTGGGCTGAGCGGGCACTTCGGGAGAATGAACGCCACGCCTTCACCTGCCGGGTGGCAGGGGGGCCTGGCACCCCCAGATTGGCCTGGTATCTGGATGGACAGCTGCAGGAGGCCAGCACCTCAAGACTGCTGAGCGTGGGAGGGGAGGCCTTCTCTGGAGGCACCAGCACCTTCACTGTCACTGCCCATCGGGCCCAGCATGAGCTCAACTGCTCCCTGCAGGACCCTAGCAGTGGCCGATCAGCCAACGCCTCTGTCATCCTCAATGTGCAAT TCAAGCCAGAGATTGCCCAAGTCGGTGCCAAGTACCAGGAAGCTCAAGGCCCAGGCCTCCTGGTTGTCCTGTTTGCCCTGGTGCGTGCCAACCCGCCTGCCAATGTCACCTGGATCGACCAGGATGGGCCAGTGACTGTCAACACCTCTGACTTCCTGGTGCTGGATGCGCAGAACTACCCCTGGCTCACCAACCATACGGTGCAGCTGCAGCTCCGCAGCCTGGCACACAACCTCTCGGTGGTGGCCACCAATGACGTGGGTGTCACCAGTGCCTCGCTTCCAGCCCCAG GCCCCTCCCGGCGCCCATCTCTGATATCAAG TGACTCCAACAACCTAAAACTCAACAACGTGCGCCTGCCACGGGAGAACATGTCCCTTCCGTCCAACCTTCAGCTCAATGACCTCACTCCAGATTCCAGAG CAGTGAAACCAGCAGACCGGCAGATGGCTCAGAACAACAGCCGGCCAGAGCTTCTGGACCCGGAGCCTGGCGGCCTCCTCACCAGCCGAG GTTTCATCCGCCTCCCAATGCTGGGCTATATCTATCGAGTGTCCAGTGTGAGCAGTGATGAGATCTGGCTCTGA
- the TMEM25 gene encoding transmembrane protein 25 isoform X4, which produces MGSGERRSLWERGAWRPSMSVCECACVQGVVARMLAASAYLQACACLFCSLESVLGSAPAGCPGVCWVGLCFWALPFVSVPSPLGARLHLRFRTWFFLFLESKFLEQLLGLPAVTWLTGRPAPFSRQPRAQARATMALPPSPAALRHTLLLLPALLSSGWGELEPQIDGQTWAERALRENERHAFTCRVAGGPGTPRLAWYLDGQLQEASTSRLLSVGGEAFSGGTSTFTVTAHRAQHELNCSLQDPSSGRSANASVILNVQFKPEIAQVGAKYQEAQGPGLLVVLFALVRANPPANVTWIDQDGPVTVNTSDFLVLDAQNYPWLTNHTVQLQLRSLAHNLSVVATNDVGVTSASLPAPGPSRRPSLISSDSNNLKLNNVRLPRENMSLPSNLQLNDLTPDSRAVKPADRQMAQNNSRPELLDPEPGGLLTSRGFIRLPMLGYIYRVSSVSSDEIWL; this is translated from the exons aTGGGATCAGGAGAAAGGCGATCCCTTTGGGAAAGGGGCGCGTGGAGACCgagtatgagtgtgtgtgagtgtgcctgtGTGCAAGGTGTGGTTGCACGGATGCTCGCTGCTTCTGCGTATCTGCAGGCGTGTGCCTGTTTGTTTTGTAGCCTGGAGTCAGTGCTCGGTTCTGCGCCTGCAGGATGTCCAGGTGTCTGCTGGGTGGGTCTGTGCTTTTGGGCTTTGCCGTTCGTGTCCGTGCCTTCGCCACTGGGGGCTCGTCTACATTTGCGTTTCCGTACatggttctttttgtttctggAGAGTAAATTCCTGGAGCAATTGCTAGGCCTGCCTGCTGTCACCTGGCTGACAGGGAGGCCCGCCCCCTTCTCTCGGCAGCCTAGGGCCCAGGCCCGGGCCACCATGGCGCTGCCTCCGAGCCCAGCCGCCCTCCGGCACACGCTGCTGCTCCTGCCAGCCCTTCTGAGCTCAG GTTGGGGGGAGTTGGAGCCACAAATAGATGGTCAGACCTGGGCTGAGCGGGCACTTCGGGAGAATGAACGCCACGCCTTCACCTGCCGGGTGGCAGGGGGGCCTGGCACCCCCAGATTGGCCTGGTATCTGGATGGACAGCTGCAGGAGGCCAGCACCTCAAGACTGCTGAGCGTGGGAGGGGAGGCCTTCTCTGGAGGCACCAGCACCTTCACTGTCACTGCCCATCGGGCCCAGCATGAGCTCAACTGCTCCCTGCAGGACCCTAGCAGTGGCCGATCAGCCAACGCCTCTGTCATCCTCAATGTGCAAT TCAAGCCAGAGATTGCCCAAGTCGGTGCCAAGTACCAGGAAGCTCAAGGCCCAGGCCTCCTGGTTGTCCTGTTTGCCCTGGTGCGTGCCAACCCGCCTGCCAATGTCACCTGGATCGACCAGGATGGGCCAGTGACTGTCAACACCTCTGACTTCCTGGTGCTGGATGCGCAGAACTACCCCTGGCTCACCAACCATACGGTGCAGCTGCAGCTCCGCAGCCTGGCACACAACCTCTCGGTGGTGGCCACCAATGACGTGGGTGTCACCAGTGCCTCGCTTCCAGCCCCAG GCCCCTCCCGGCGCCCATCTCTGATATCAAG TGACTCCAACAACCTAAAACTCAACAACGTGCGCCTGCCACGGGAGAACATGTCCCTTCCGTCCAACCTTCAGCTCAATGACCTCACTCCAGATTCCAGAG CAGTGAAACCAGCAGACCGGCAGATGGCTCAGAACAACAGCCGGCCAGAGCTTCTGGACCCGGAGCCTGGCGGCCTCCTCACCAGCCGAG GTTTCATCCGCCTCCCAATGCTGGGCTATATCTATCGAGTGTCCAGTGTGAGCAGTGATGAGATCTGGCTCTGA
- the TMEM25 gene encoding transmembrane protein 25 isoform X6: protein MALPPSPAALRHTLLLLPALLSSGWGELEPQIDGQTWAERALRENERHAFTCRVAGGPGTPRLAWYLDGQLQEASTSRLLSVGGEAFSGGTSTFTVTAHRAQHELNCSLQDPSSGRSANASVILNVQFKPEIAQVGAKYQEAQGPGLLVVLFALVRANPPANVTWIDQDGPVTVNTSDFLVLDAQNYPWLTNHTVQLQLRSLAHNLSVVATNDVGVTSASLPAPGLLATRVEVPLLGIVVAAGLALGTLVGFSTLVACLVCRKEKKTKGPSRRPSLISSDSNNLKLNNVRLPRENMSLPSNLQLNDLTPDSRAVKPADRQMAQNNSRPELLDPEPGGLLTSRGFIRLPMLGYIYRVSSVSSDEIWL, encoded by the exons ATGGCGCTGCCTCCGAGCCCAGCCGCCCTCCGGCACACGCTGCTGCTCCTGCCAGCCCTTCTGAGCTCAG GTTGGGGGGAGTTGGAGCCACAAATAGATGGTCAGACCTGGGCTGAGCGGGCACTTCGGGAGAATGAACGCCACGCCTTCACCTGCCGGGTGGCAGGGGGGCCTGGCACCCCCAGATTGGCCTGGTATCTGGATGGACAGCTGCAGGAGGCCAGCACCTCAAGACTGCTGAGCGTGGGAGGGGAGGCCTTCTCTGGAGGCACCAGCACCTTCACTGTCACTGCCCATCGGGCCCAGCATGAGCTCAACTGCTCCCTGCAGGACCCTAGCAGTGGCCGATCAGCCAACGCCTCTGTCATCCTCAATGTGCAAT TCAAGCCAGAGATTGCCCAAGTCGGTGCCAAGTACCAGGAAGCTCAAGGCCCAGGCCTCCTGGTTGTCCTGTTTGCCCTGGTGCGTGCCAACCCGCCTGCCAATGTCACCTGGATCGACCAGGATGGGCCAGTGACTGTCAACACCTCTGACTTCCTGGTGCTGGATGCGCAGAACTACCCCTGGCTCACCAACCATACGGTGCAGCTGCAGCTCCGCAGCCTGGCACACAACCTCTCGGTGGTGGCCACCAATGACGTGGGTGTCACCAGTGCCTCGCTTCCAGCCCCAG GGCTTCTGGCTACCCGGGTGGAAGTGCCACTGCTGGGCATTGTTGTGGCTGCTGGGCTTGCCCTGGGCACCCTCGTGGGGTTCAGCACCTTGGTGGCCTGCCTGGTctgcagaaaagagaagaaaaccaaag GCCCCTCCCGGCGCCCATCTCTGATATCAAG TGACTCCAACAACCTAAAACTCAACAACGTGCGCCTGCCACGGGAGAACATGTCCCTTCCGTCCAACCTTCAGCTCAATGACCTCACTCCAGATTCCAGAG CAGTGAAACCAGCAGACCGGCAGATGGCTCAGAACAACAGCCGGCCAGAGCTTCTGGACCCGGAGCCTGGCGGCCTCCTCACCAGCCGAG GTTTCATCCGCCTCCCAATGCTGGGCTATATCTATCGAGTGTCCAGTGTGAGCAGTGATGAGATCTGGCTCTGA
- the TMEM25 gene encoding transmembrane protein 25 isoform X2 produces MGSGERRSLWERGAWRPSMSVCECACVQGVVARMLAASAYLQACACLFCSLESVLGSAPAGCPGVCWVGLCFWALPFVSVPSPLGARLHLRFRTWFFLFLESKFLEQLLGLPAVTWLTGRPAPFSRQPRAQARATMALPPSPAALRHTLLLLPALLSSGWGELEPQIDGQTWAERALRENERHAFTCRVAGGPGTPRLAWYLDGQLQEASTSRLLSVGGEAFSGGTSTFTVTAHRAQHELNCSLQDPSSGRSANASVILNVQFKPEIAQVGAKYQEAQGPGLLVVLFALVRANPPANVTWIDQDGPVTVNTSDFLVLDAQNYPWLTNHTVQLQLRSLAHNLSVVATNDVGVTSASLPAPGLLATRVEVPLLGIVVAAGLALGTLVGFSTLVACLVCRKEKKTKGPSRRPSLISSDSNNLKLNNVRLPRENMSLPSNLQLNDLTPDSRVKPADRQMAQNNSRPELLDPEPGGLLTSRGFIRLPMLGYIYRVSSVSSDEIWL; encoded by the exons aTGGGATCAGGAGAAAGGCGATCCCTTTGGGAAAGGGGCGCGTGGAGACCgagtatgagtgtgtgtgagtgtgcctgtGTGCAAGGTGTGGTTGCACGGATGCTCGCTGCTTCTGCGTATCTGCAGGCGTGTGCCTGTTTGTTTTGTAGCCTGGAGTCAGTGCTCGGTTCTGCGCCTGCAGGATGTCCAGGTGTCTGCTGGGTGGGTCTGTGCTTTTGGGCTTTGCCGTTCGTGTCCGTGCCTTCGCCACTGGGGGCTCGTCTACATTTGCGTTTCCGTACatggttctttttgtttctggAGAGTAAATTCCTGGAGCAATTGCTAGGCCTGCCTGCTGTCACCTGGCTGACAGGGAGGCCCGCCCCCTTCTCTCGGCAGCCTAGGGCCCAGGCCCGGGCCACCATGGCGCTGCCTCCGAGCCCAGCCGCCCTCCGGCACACGCTGCTGCTCCTGCCAGCCCTTCTGAGCTCAG GTTGGGGGGAGTTGGAGCCACAAATAGATGGTCAGACCTGGGCTGAGCGGGCACTTCGGGAGAATGAACGCCACGCCTTCACCTGCCGGGTGGCAGGGGGGCCTGGCACCCCCAGATTGGCCTGGTATCTGGATGGACAGCTGCAGGAGGCCAGCACCTCAAGACTGCTGAGCGTGGGAGGGGAGGCCTTCTCTGGAGGCACCAGCACCTTCACTGTCACTGCCCATCGGGCCCAGCATGAGCTCAACTGCTCCCTGCAGGACCCTAGCAGTGGCCGATCAGCCAACGCCTCTGTCATCCTCAATGTGCAAT TCAAGCCAGAGATTGCCCAAGTCGGTGCCAAGTACCAGGAAGCTCAAGGCCCAGGCCTCCTGGTTGTCCTGTTTGCCCTGGTGCGTGCCAACCCGCCTGCCAATGTCACCTGGATCGACCAGGATGGGCCAGTGACTGTCAACACCTCTGACTTCCTGGTGCTGGATGCGCAGAACTACCCCTGGCTCACCAACCATACGGTGCAGCTGCAGCTCCGCAGCCTGGCACACAACCTCTCGGTGGTGGCCACCAATGACGTGGGTGTCACCAGTGCCTCGCTTCCAGCCCCAG GGCTTCTGGCTACCCGGGTGGAAGTGCCACTGCTGGGCATTGTTGTGGCTGCTGGGCTTGCCCTGGGCACCCTCGTGGGGTTCAGCACCTTGGTGGCCTGCCTGGTctgcagaaaagagaagaaaaccaaag GCCCCTCCCGGCGCCCATCTCTGATATCAAG TGACTCCAACAACCTAAAACTCAACAACGTGCGCCTGCCACGGGAGAACATGTCCCTTCCGTCCAACCTTCAGCTCAATGACCTCACTCCAGATTCCAGAG TGAAACCAGCAGACCGGCAGATGGCTCAGAACAACAGCCGGCCAGAGCTTCTGGACCCGGAGCCTGGCGGCCTCCTCACCAGCCGAG GTTTCATCCGCCTCCCAATGCTGGGCTATATCTATCGAGTGTCCAGTGTGAGCAGTGATGAGATCTGGCTCTGA
- the TMEM25 gene encoding transmembrane protein 25 isoform X1, producing the protein MGSGERRSLWERGAWRPSMSVCECACVQGVVARMLAASAYLQACACLFCSLESVLGSAPAGCPGVCWVGLCFWALPFVSVPSPLGARLHLRFRTWFFLFLESKFLEQLLGLPAVTWLTGRPAPFSRQPRAQARATMALPPSPAALRHTLLLLPALLSSGWGELEPQIDGQTWAERALRENERHAFTCRVAGGPGTPRLAWYLDGQLQEASTSRLLSVGGEAFSGGTSTFTVTAHRAQHELNCSLQDPSSGRSANASVILNVQFKPEIAQVGAKYQEAQGPGLLVVLFALVRANPPANVTWIDQDGPVTVNTSDFLVLDAQNYPWLTNHTVQLQLRSLAHNLSVVATNDVGVTSASLPAPGLLATRVEVPLLGIVVAAGLALGTLVGFSTLVACLVCRKEKKTKGPSRRPSLISSDSNNLKLNNVRLPRENMSLPSNLQLNDLTPDSRAVKPADRQMAQNNSRPELLDPEPGGLLTSRGFIRLPMLGYIYRVSSVSSDEIWL; encoded by the exons aTGGGATCAGGAGAAAGGCGATCCCTTTGGGAAAGGGGCGCGTGGAGACCgagtatgagtgtgtgtgagtgtgcctgtGTGCAAGGTGTGGTTGCACGGATGCTCGCTGCTTCTGCGTATCTGCAGGCGTGTGCCTGTTTGTTTTGTAGCCTGGAGTCAGTGCTCGGTTCTGCGCCTGCAGGATGTCCAGGTGTCTGCTGGGTGGGTCTGTGCTTTTGGGCTTTGCCGTTCGTGTCCGTGCCTTCGCCACTGGGGGCTCGTCTACATTTGCGTTTCCGTACatggttctttttgtttctggAGAGTAAATTCCTGGAGCAATTGCTAGGCCTGCCTGCTGTCACCTGGCTGACAGGGAGGCCCGCCCCCTTCTCTCGGCAGCCTAGGGCCCAGGCCCGGGCCACCATGGCGCTGCCTCCGAGCCCAGCCGCCCTCCGGCACACGCTGCTGCTCCTGCCAGCCCTTCTGAGCTCAG GTTGGGGGGAGTTGGAGCCACAAATAGATGGTCAGACCTGGGCTGAGCGGGCACTTCGGGAGAATGAACGCCACGCCTTCACCTGCCGGGTGGCAGGGGGGCCTGGCACCCCCAGATTGGCCTGGTATCTGGATGGACAGCTGCAGGAGGCCAGCACCTCAAGACTGCTGAGCGTGGGAGGGGAGGCCTTCTCTGGAGGCACCAGCACCTTCACTGTCACTGCCCATCGGGCCCAGCATGAGCTCAACTGCTCCCTGCAGGACCCTAGCAGTGGCCGATCAGCCAACGCCTCTGTCATCCTCAATGTGCAAT TCAAGCCAGAGATTGCCCAAGTCGGTGCCAAGTACCAGGAAGCTCAAGGCCCAGGCCTCCTGGTTGTCCTGTTTGCCCTGGTGCGTGCCAACCCGCCTGCCAATGTCACCTGGATCGACCAGGATGGGCCAGTGACTGTCAACACCTCTGACTTCCTGGTGCTGGATGCGCAGAACTACCCCTGGCTCACCAACCATACGGTGCAGCTGCAGCTCCGCAGCCTGGCACACAACCTCTCGGTGGTGGCCACCAATGACGTGGGTGTCACCAGTGCCTCGCTTCCAGCCCCAG GGCTTCTGGCTACCCGGGTGGAAGTGCCACTGCTGGGCATTGTTGTGGCTGCTGGGCTTGCCCTGGGCACCCTCGTGGGGTTCAGCACCTTGGTGGCCTGCCTGGTctgcagaaaagagaagaaaaccaaag GCCCCTCCCGGCGCCCATCTCTGATATCAAG TGACTCCAACAACCTAAAACTCAACAACGTGCGCCTGCCACGGGAGAACATGTCCCTTCCGTCCAACCTTCAGCTCAATGACCTCACTCCAGATTCCAGAG CAGTGAAACCAGCAGACCGGCAGATGGCTCAGAACAACAGCCGGCCAGAGCTTCTGGACCCGGAGCCTGGCGGCCTCCTCACCAGCCGAG GTTTCATCCGCCTCCCAATGCTGGGCTATATCTATCGAGTGTCCAGTGTGAGCAGTGATGAGATCTGGCTCTGA
- the TMEM25 gene encoding transmembrane protein 25 isoform X3: MGSGERRSLWERGAWRPSMSVCECACVQGVVARMLAASAYLQACACLFCSLESVLGSAPAGCPGVCWVGLCFWALPFVSVPSPLGARLHLRFRTWFFLFLESKFLEQLLGLPAVTWLTGRPAPFSRQPRAQARATMALPPSPAALRHTLLLLPALLSSGWGELEPQIDGQTWAERALRENERHAFTCRVAGGPGTPRLAWYLDGQLQEASTSRLLSVGGEAFSGGTSTFTVTAHRAQHELNCSLQDPSSGRSANASVILNVQFKPEIAQVGAKYQEAQGPGLLVVLFALVRANPPANVTWIDQDGPVTVNTSDFLVLDAQNYPWLTNHTVQLQLRSLAHNLSVVATNDVGVTSASLPAPGLLATRVEVPLLGIVVAAGLALGTLVGFSTLVACLVCRKEKKTKGPSRRPSLISSDSNNLKLNNVRLPRENMSLPSNLQLNDLTPDSRAVKPADRQMAQNNSRPELLDPEPGGLLTSRGRGNQDKDT; this comes from the exons aTGGGATCAGGAGAAAGGCGATCCCTTTGGGAAAGGGGCGCGTGGAGACCgagtatgagtgtgtgtgagtgtgcctgtGTGCAAGGTGTGGTTGCACGGATGCTCGCTGCTTCTGCGTATCTGCAGGCGTGTGCCTGTTTGTTTTGTAGCCTGGAGTCAGTGCTCGGTTCTGCGCCTGCAGGATGTCCAGGTGTCTGCTGGGTGGGTCTGTGCTTTTGGGCTTTGCCGTTCGTGTCCGTGCCTTCGCCACTGGGGGCTCGTCTACATTTGCGTTTCCGTACatggttctttttgtttctggAGAGTAAATTCCTGGAGCAATTGCTAGGCCTGCCTGCTGTCACCTGGCTGACAGGGAGGCCCGCCCCCTTCTCTCGGCAGCCTAGGGCCCAGGCCCGGGCCACCATGGCGCTGCCTCCGAGCCCAGCCGCCCTCCGGCACACGCTGCTGCTCCTGCCAGCCCTTCTGAGCTCAG GTTGGGGGGAGTTGGAGCCACAAATAGATGGTCAGACCTGGGCTGAGCGGGCACTTCGGGAGAATGAACGCCACGCCTTCACCTGCCGGGTGGCAGGGGGGCCTGGCACCCCCAGATTGGCCTGGTATCTGGATGGACAGCTGCAGGAGGCCAGCACCTCAAGACTGCTGAGCGTGGGAGGGGAGGCCTTCTCTGGAGGCACCAGCACCTTCACTGTCACTGCCCATCGGGCCCAGCATGAGCTCAACTGCTCCCTGCAGGACCCTAGCAGTGGCCGATCAGCCAACGCCTCTGTCATCCTCAATGTGCAAT TCAAGCCAGAGATTGCCCAAGTCGGTGCCAAGTACCAGGAAGCTCAAGGCCCAGGCCTCCTGGTTGTCCTGTTTGCCCTGGTGCGTGCCAACCCGCCTGCCAATGTCACCTGGATCGACCAGGATGGGCCAGTGACTGTCAACACCTCTGACTTCCTGGTGCTGGATGCGCAGAACTACCCCTGGCTCACCAACCATACGGTGCAGCTGCAGCTCCGCAGCCTGGCACACAACCTCTCGGTGGTGGCCACCAATGACGTGGGTGTCACCAGTGCCTCGCTTCCAGCCCCAG GGCTTCTGGCTACCCGGGTGGAAGTGCCACTGCTGGGCATTGTTGTGGCTGCTGGGCTTGCCCTGGGCACCCTCGTGGGGTTCAGCACCTTGGTGGCCTGCCTGGTctgcagaaaagagaagaaaaccaaag GCCCCTCCCGGCGCCCATCTCTGATATCAAG TGACTCCAACAACCTAAAACTCAACAACGTGCGCCTGCCACGGGAGAACATGTCCCTTCCGTCCAACCTTCAGCTCAATGACCTCACTCCAGATTCCAGAG CAGTGAAACCAGCAGACCGGCAGATGGCTCAGAACAACAGCCGGCCAGAGCTTCTGGACCCGGAGCCTGGCGGCCTCCTCACCAGCCGAG
- the TMEM25 gene encoding transmembrane protein 25 isoform X5, producing the protein MGSGERRSLWERGAWRPSMSVCECACVQGVVARMLAASAYLQACACLFCSLESVLGSAPAGCPGVCWVGLCFWALPFVSVPSPLGARLHLRFRTWFFLFLESKFLEQLLGLPAVTWLTGRPAPFSRQPRAQARATMALPPSPAALRHTLLLLPALLSSGWGELEPQIDGQTWAERALRENERHAFTCRVAGGPGTPRLAWYLDGQLQEASTSRLLSVGGEAFSGGTSTFTVTAHRAQHELNCSLQDPSSGRSANASVILNVQFKPEIAQVGAKYQEAQGPGLLVVLFALVRANPPANVTWIDQDGPVTVNTSDFLVLDAQNYPWLTNHTVQLQLRSLAHNLSVVATNDVGVTSASLPAPGPSRRPSLISSDSNNLKLNNVRLPRENMSLPSNLQLNDLTPDSRVKPADRQMAQNNSRPELLDPEPGGLLTSRGRGNQDKDT; encoded by the exons aTGGGATCAGGAGAAAGGCGATCCCTTTGGGAAAGGGGCGCGTGGAGACCgagtatgagtgtgtgtgagtgtgcctgtGTGCAAGGTGTGGTTGCACGGATGCTCGCTGCTTCTGCGTATCTGCAGGCGTGTGCCTGTTTGTTTTGTAGCCTGGAGTCAGTGCTCGGTTCTGCGCCTGCAGGATGTCCAGGTGTCTGCTGGGTGGGTCTGTGCTTTTGGGCTTTGCCGTTCGTGTCCGTGCCTTCGCCACTGGGGGCTCGTCTACATTTGCGTTTCCGTACatggttctttttgtttctggAGAGTAAATTCCTGGAGCAATTGCTAGGCCTGCCTGCTGTCACCTGGCTGACAGGGAGGCCCGCCCCCTTCTCTCGGCAGCCTAGGGCCCAGGCCCGGGCCACCATGGCGCTGCCTCCGAGCCCAGCCGCCCTCCGGCACACGCTGCTGCTCCTGCCAGCCCTTCTGAGCTCAG GTTGGGGGGAGTTGGAGCCACAAATAGATGGTCAGACCTGGGCTGAGCGGGCACTTCGGGAGAATGAACGCCACGCCTTCACCTGCCGGGTGGCAGGGGGGCCTGGCACCCCCAGATTGGCCTGGTATCTGGATGGACAGCTGCAGGAGGCCAGCACCTCAAGACTGCTGAGCGTGGGAGGGGAGGCCTTCTCTGGAGGCACCAGCACCTTCACTGTCACTGCCCATCGGGCCCAGCATGAGCTCAACTGCTCCCTGCAGGACCCTAGCAGTGGCCGATCAGCCAACGCCTCTGTCATCCTCAATGTGCAAT TCAAGCCAGAGATTGCCCAAGTCGGTGCCAAGTACCAGGAAGCTCAAGGCCCAGGCCTCCTGGTTGTCCTGTTTGCCCTGGTGCGTGCCAACCCGCCTGCCAATGTCACCTGGATCGACCAGGATGGGCCAGTGACTGTCAACACCTCTGACTTCCTGGTGCTGGATGCGCAGAACTACCCCTGGCTCACCAACCATACGGTGCAGCTGCAGCTCCGCAGCCTGGCACACAACCTCTCGGTGGTGGCCACCAATGACGTGGGTGTCACCAGTGCCTCGCTTCCAGCCCCAG GCCCCTCCCGGCGCCCATCTCTGATATCAAG TGACTCCAACAACCTAAAACTCAACAACGTGCGCCTGCCACGGGAGAACATGTCCCTTCCGTCCAACCTTCAGCTCAATGACCTCACTCCAGATTCCAGAG TGAAACCAGCAGACCGGCAGATGGCTCAGAACAACAGCCGGCCAGAGCTTCTGGACCCGGAGCCTGGCGGCCTCCTCACCAGCCGAG
- the TTC36 gene encoding tetratricopeptide repeat protein 36: protein MKGWSSSFQINFLLEAPPSPRPSLFSHLESPFGILELSTMGTPNDQAVLQAIFNPDTPFGDTVGLDLGDGEEAEKEEREEDQVFPQAQLEQSKALELQGVIAAEAGDLSTALERFGQAICLLPERASAYNNRAQARRLLGDVAGALEDLERAVELSGGRGRAARQSFVQRGLLARLQGRDDDARRDFERAARLGSPFARRQLVLLNPYAALCNRMLADMMEQLRRPRDSR from the exons ATGAAGGGGTGGTCCTCATCCTTTCAGATCAACTTCCTGCTGGAGGCTCCACCCTCACCAcgtccctccctcttctctcatCTGGAGTCACCTTTTGGGATTTTGGAGTTGAGCACCATGGGGACTCCAAATGATCAGGCAGTGCTGCAAGCCATCTTCAACCCTGACACCCCATTTGGAGACACTGTTGGATTGGACCTCGGAGACGGAGAGGAAGCAGAAAAGGAAGAACGAGAAGAAG ATCAAGTTTTCCCTCAAGCACAGCTGGAACAGTCCAAGGCCCTGGAGCTGCAGGGGGTGATAGCAGCAGAGGCTGGGGACCTCAGCACAGCCCTGGAGAGGTTTGGCcaagccatctgcctgctgcCTGAGAGGGCTTCAGCCTACAACAACCGTGCCCAGGCCCGGCGACTCCTGGGAGACGTGGCAG GCGCCCTGGAGGATCTGGAACGCGCGGTGGAGCTGAGCGGCGGCCGGGGCCGCGCCGCCCGCCAGAGCTTTGTGCAGCGCGGACTCCTGGCGCGGCTGCAGGGCCGAGACGACGACGCCCGCAGGGACTTCGAGAGGGCGGCACGGCTGGGCAGCCCCTTCGCGCGGCGCCAGCTGGTGCTGCTCAACCCCTACGCCGCGCTGTGCAACCGCATGCTGGCCGACATGATGGAGCAGCTGCGCCGCCCCCGCGACAGCCGCTGA